The following are encoded together in the Nitrospirae bacterium YQR-1 genome:
- a CDS encoding c-type cytochrome, translating into MVRNAVGLSRLLVFLSVFLCLGIISTLVVNDASAAGAADLGKKVFESRCVICHGAKGDGKGLVDVVHRNEKKGMVWAVFPRDFTSGVFKFRTTPTGCLPTEEDLVRVISGGIPRAYMPSSADLSKEELKAVTGYIKTFSKRWKEEKACNSIPIKKPSFVGTPDSVAKGEKLWENMKCWECHGKEGKGNGTKADSLKDDWGDKVIPFDFTSGATKMGFAPENVYAAYTTGLDGTGMPSYQDSLKEDDRWHLVSYTLKLMGRL; encoded by the coding sequence ATGGTAAGAAATGCCGTAGGGTTGAGCAGATTGCTTGTTTTTTTGTCGGTTTTTCTATGTTTAGGGATAATATCCACATTGGTAGTAAATGACGCCTCCGCCGCCGGTGCCGCCGACCTTGGCAAAAAGGTATTTGAAAGCCGTTGCGTAATCTGCCACGGTGCTAAGGGAGACGGTAAAGGATTGGTTGATGTCGTGCACCGTAATGAGAAAAAGGGTATGGTCTGGGCTGTGTTTCCAAGGGATTTTACCTCAGGAGTGTTTAAGTTCAGAACTACCCCGACAGGTTGTTTACCCACTGAGGAGGACCTTGTCAGGGTGATAAGCGGAGGAATTCCCAGAGCATATATGCCCTCATCGGCAGATCTCTCGAAAGAGGAATTGAAGGCCGTAACAGGGTATATAAAGACATTTTCCAAGCGTTGGAAGGAAGAAAAGGCGTGTAACAGCATACCCATTAAGAAGCCCTCTTTTGTAGGCACCCCTGACTCAGTTGCAAAGGGTGAGAAACTATGGGAGAATATGAAATGCTGGGAGTGCCATGGTAAAGAGGGTAAAGGTAACGGCACAAAGGCGGACAGCCTGAAGGATGACTGGGGCGATAAAGTTATACCCTTTGATTTTACATCGGGTGCAACAAAGATGGGTTTTGCTCCTGAGAATGTATATGCCGCTTATACCACAGGGCTTGACGGGACAGGTATGCCCTCTTATCAGGATTCTTTAAAAGAGGACGACAGATGGCATCTGGTTTCTTATACTTTAAAATTAATGGGAAGGCTTTAG
- the nosZ gene encoding TAT-dependent nitrous-oxide reductase, which yields MSFDRRSFLKYLGVAGASVGAGIVALENVTKGSTQNKILGATEAHAETKGGTQSYEVKPGELDSYYGFWSGGHSGEVRILGLPSMRELKRIPVFNMDVGSGYGVTNESKALLRGKFCGDTHHVHGSYKDGIYDGKYLFVNDKLNNRVARIRMDYMEVDKILDVPNVQGMHGLFTQRAPKTEWLVCNGEFQVPVPNNPADPQSKYYGVHTIIDAEKMEIVCQVMIDENMDLAATDYAGKYSMTTSYNTEKGVTVSEMLVNDNDALFVFNWERIRKALKDGKFTTVGGVKVIDGREGKSDIVLRIPIPKNPHGVNVTPDGKYAVCSGKVATVCSIVEIAKLDDAFNGKIKPKDCIVAQPHIGLGPLHTTFDGRGNAYTSVFIDSTNVKWNIQKAIDAEKAGAEEKKKNAHIVDVLDIHYQVGHIMASMAETKEADGKWLVSLNKFAKDRFLNVGPAKNECEQLIDISGEKLKIVHDSATYIEPHDCIIVRRDLVEKVVKDRYNMFEHPLAVTKSGVERKGNKVTVKLTANAPVYGLQEVKIKKGEEVTVIVTNNDEISDLGHGFALSNYNINFVVAPFQTKSVTFKADKPGVYWAYCTNFCHALHLEMRMRFIVT from the coding sequence ATGTCTTTTGATAGAAGGAGCTTTCTTAAGTATTTGGGAGTGGCAGGGGCCTCTGTAGGCGCCGGTATTGTCGCCCTTGAAAACGTAACGAAAGGTAGCACCCAAAACAAGATTCTTGGCGCCACAGAGGCGCACGCAGAGACCAAGGGCGGCACTCAGAGCTATGAGGTAAAGCCCGGCGAGCTGGACTCTTATTATGGTTTCTGGAGCGGCGGACACTCCGGTGAGGTCAGAATTCTCGGACTGCCCTCAATGAGAGAACTCAAGAGAATACCTGTATTTAACATGGATGTGGGTTCGGGTTACGGCGTAACCAACGAAAGCAAGGCGCTGCTGCGCGGAAAGTTCTGCGGCGATACCCACCACGTTCACGGTTCATATAAAGACGGTATATATGATGGTAAGTATCTGTTTGTCAATGACAAACTCAACAACCGTGTAGCACGTATCAGGATGGACTACATGGAAGTGGATAAGATACTGGATGTTCCCAATGTTCAGGGAATGCACGGTCTGTTTACACAAAGAGCGCCTAAGACCGAGTGGCTGGTCTGCAACGGTGAGTTCCAGGTGCCGGTTCCAAATAATCCCGCCGATCCGCAGAGCAAGTACTACGGAGTGCACACAATAATTGACGCCGAGAAAATGGAAATTGTGTGTCAGGTTATGATAGACGAGAATATGGATTTGGCGGCAACCGACTATGCCGGAAAGTACTCCATGACTACGTCATATAACACGGAAAAAGGCGTCACGGTATCTGAAATGCTTGTTAACGACAACGACGCACTTTTTGTCTTTAACTGGGAAAGAATCCGCAAGGCCCTAAAGGACGGCAAGTTTACCACTGTTGGCGGTGTTAAGGTGATTGACGGCAGAGAGGGAAAATCCGACATCGTGCTACGCATTCCAATTCCTAAAAACCCTCACGGAGTAAATGTCACCCCGGACGGCAAGTATGCCGTATGCTCAGGGAAGGTTGCAACGGTTTGTTCCATTGTCGAAATAGCTAAGCTGGATGACGCCTTTAACGGAAAAATTAAGCCTAAAGACTGCATTGTTGCACAGCCACACATCGGTCTTGGCCCCTTACACACCACTTTTGACGGCAGAGGGAATGCCTACACCTCCGTGTTCATAGACAGCACCAACGTGAAGTGGAACATCCAGAAGGCTATAGATGCTGAGAAAGCAGGGGCGGAGGAAAAGAAGAAAAACGCCCACATCGTTGACGTTTTAGATATCCACTACCAGGTGGGGCACATAATGGCCTCAATGGCGGAGACAAAAGAGGCTGACGGTAAATGGCTCGTTTCTCTTAATAAGTTTGCCAAAGACAGGTTTCTAAATGTAGGCCCTGCTAAAAACGAGTGTGAACAGCTTATTGACATATCCGGAGAGAAACTTAAAATTGTTCATGACTCAGCCACCTACATTGAGCCTCATGACTGTATCATAGTAAGAAGAGACTTAGTGGAGAAAGTCGTAAAGGACAGATACAATATGTTTGAGCACCCTCTTGCAGTTACAAAGAGCGGTGTGGAGAGAAAAGGAAACAAGGTCACTGTAAAGCTCACGGCTAACGCTCCTGTTTATGGTTTGCAGGAGGTTAAAATCAAAAAAGGTGAGGAAGTTACAGTTATTGTCACCAACAATGATGAGATTTCCGACCTTGGACACGGCTTTGCACTGTCCAACTACAATATCAATTTTGTTGTAGCTCCCTTCCAAACTAAGTCGGTAACATTTAAGGCTGATAAACCGGGTGTTTACTGGGCATATTGCACGAATTTCTGCCATGCCCTCCATCTGGAGATGAGAATGAGGTTTATCGTAACTTAA
- a CDS encoding 4Fe-4S binding protein, producing MTDSPMEASLWKFIWAQKTVEITFFVAAIAAVSVVFILRDYLTKRPAVFNIVRYLILAASFFYAGLYLKAQPTTTNIAIAISAAKDGTFPLELFLMEPFIFLSFVFIGISSIIWGRGAYCGWLCPYGAMLELLNSITRRIPRLNLKVPGSVHKVLLKLKYIILAAILGVAWFNFMLSEFLTEVEPFKTFVLKLNRPWYFVAYFIVLTIASVIIYRAFCRYLCPLGAAISIPAFLKFLTVSKLKRRTLCGSCRVCAKLCYSAAISSSGAINYSECMHCFDCQVLYWDQHKCTELIGKKK from the coding sequence GTGACGGACAGTCCGATGGAGGCGTCTCTGTGGAAATTTATCTGGGCACAAAAGACCGTTGAGATAACGTTTTTTGTGGCCGCAATTGCAGCAGTATCAGTGGTTTTTATTCTGAGAGACTATCTGACAAAAAGGCCCGCTGTTTTTAATATAGTACGCTATCTCATTTTAGCGGCCTCGTTTTTTTATGCAGGATTGTATTTAAAAGCCCAACCCACAACTACAAATATTGCCATTGCTATTAGTGCAGCCAAAGACGGCACATTTCCGTTGGAACTGTTTCTTATGGAGCCGTTTATTTTTCTGTCTTTTGTGTTTATAGGCATCAGCTCCATTATCTGGGGCAGGGGGGCTTACTGCGGATGGCTGTGTCCATATGGCGCCATGCTTGAGTTGCTAAACTCCATTACCCGCCGGATACCGCGGCTTAATCTCAAAGTCCCCGGCTCTGTGCACAAAGTGCTGTTGAAGCTAAAGTACATAATTCTTGCCGCTATACTTGGGGTTGCATGGTTTAACTTTATGCTCTCGGAGTTTCTGACAGAGGTGGAGCCGTTTAAAACCTTTGTGCTTAAACTCAACAGGCCGTGGTATTTTGTTGCGTACTTCATTGTGCTTACTATTGCATCAGTTATTATTTATCGTGCTTTTTGCCGATACCTTTGCCCATTGGGGGCTGCTATATCAATTCCTGCATTTTTAAAATTTTTGACGGTAAGCAAACTTAAAAGAAGAACTTTGTGCGGCAGTTGCAGGGTATGTGCGAAGTTATGCTATAGTGCCGCAATAAGCAGCTCAGGCGCCATTAATTACTCCGAGTGTATGCACTGCTTTGACTGCCAGGTGCTCTACTGGGACCAACACAAGTGCACTGAACTTATAGGTAAAAAGAAGTGA
- the nosD gene encoding nitrous oxide reductase family maturation protein NosD, with product MSAVTVFILAALAFSVTTEAAVLKVGEGGFKTINDALSKAKPGDTIEVNGGTYAETLKLKKKIHIKGINNPVITSKGGNIIDITSSGVTFEGFKIIYEGKHVGDDVAVLIHNDSLAIRIQNNVFKNVMFGIKVVSSLDAAIVDNTIEGINDKDEINRGTCITAVGTLNLEVSGNKITNCRDGIYMEVSHYATITGNEITKSRYGIHTMWVDSGTFNDNTVIDNLVGMAIMYTKHSRISGNIAVGNKTHGFLINQTIRSEINENVSIGNTKGIFLYNSIENEVKSNLVMNNNLGIHSWGGSEENRITGNSIIDNEVQVKYVAATDQRWDGNYWSDYLGWDMSGKGSGDMPYESNTVVDHIFWRYPMAKLLYSSPALHVLKIIEKQFPVLKVPKVTDIAPSMVPFHKDWKTLRTKYENYQPAHYPVDIEKLSISGGMY from the coding sequence TTGTCAGCGGTTACAGTTTTTATTTTGGCGGCATTAGCATTTTCCGTTACGACGGAGGCTGCTGTTTTGAAAGTAGGAGAGGGAGGCTTTAAGACGATTAACGATGCGTTAAGTAAGGCAAAGCCCGGGGATACAATAGAGGTCAACGGCGGCACATATGCCGAGACACTTAAATTAAAAAAGAAAATACATATAAAGGGAATAAATAACCCGGTTATAACTTCAAAAGGCGGAAATATTATAGATATAACCAGCTCAGGCGTAACCTTTGAGGGTTTTAAGATTATTTATGAGGGAAAACACGTAGGGGATGATGTGGCCGTCCTTATCCATAATGATTCACTGGCGATAAGGATACAGAACAATGTTTTTAAAAATGTTATGTTTGGGATAAAGGTTGTGTCAAGTTTGGATGCTGCAATTGTTGACAATACGATAGAGGGAATAAATGATAAGGATGAAATAAACAGGGGAACATGTATAACCGCGGTGGGCACATTGAATCTTGAAGTAAGCGGAAATAAGATTACAAACTGTCGGGACGGAATCTACATGGAAGTCTCCCACTATGCTACAATAACCGGCAATGAGATAACAAAGTCACGTTATGGCATCCATACTATGTGGGTTGATTCGGGTACCTTTAACGACAACACTGTCATTGACAACCTCGTGGGTATGGCCATTATGTACACCAAGCATTCAAGGATAAGCGGAAATATTGCCGTTGGAAACAAGACTCACGGCTTTTTAATAAATCAAACTATACGAAGCGAGATAAATGAAAATGTTTCTATCGGTAACACAAAAGGGATTTTTCTGTACAATTCCATAGAAAATGAGGTAAAATCAAACCTTGTAATGAACAATAATCTTGGCATACACAGTTGGGGCGGCTCAGAGGAAAACAGGATAACCGGCAATTCGATAATTGACAACGAGGTGCAGGTTAAGTATGTAGCTGCAACAGATCAGCGCTGGGACGGTAACTACTGGAGCGATTACCTTGGCTGGGACATGTCAGGGAAAGGCTCAGGTGACATGCCTTATGAGTCAAACACAGTGGTTGACCATATTTTTTGGCGGTATCCCATGGCAAAACTACTATACAGCAGCCCTGCCCTGCATGTTTTAAAAATTATAGAAAAACAATTTCCTGTATTGAAAGTCCCTAAGGTGACAGACATTGCTCCCTCGATGGTGCCTTTTCATAAAGACTGGAAAACACTAAGGACAAAGTATGAAAACTATCAACCTGCCCATTACCCCGTTGACATAGAGAAACTCTCCATTTCAGGAGGCATGTATTGA